In Bos taurus isolate L1 Dominette 01449 registration number 42190680 breed Hereford chromosome 11, ARS-UCD2.0, whole genome shotgun sequence, one DNA window encodes the following:
- the SURF4 gene encoding surfeit locus protein 4 isoform X2: MGQNDLMGTAEDFADQFLRVTKQYLPHVARLCLISTFLEDGIRMWFQWSEQRDYIDTTWNCGYLLASSFVFLNLLGQLTGCILVLSRNFVQYACFGLFGIIALQTIAYSILWDLKFLMRNLALGGGLLLLLAESRSEGKSMFAGVPTMRESSPKQYMQLGGRVLLVLMFMTLLHFDASFFSTSLRPELLHPGARPAGTRAAGTGRHIKQDTSLLHVHSHSIPFDLCRSSRTSWARL, translated from the exons TTCCTGCGCGTCACGAAGCAGTACCTGCCGCACGTGGCACGCCTCTGCCTCATCAGCACGTTCCTGGAGGACGGCATCCGCATGTGGTTCCAGTGGAGCGAGCAGCGGGACTACATTGACACCACCTGGAACTGCGGCTACCTGCTGGCCTCCTCCTTCGTCTTCCTCAACCTGCTCGGACAGCTGA CCGGCTGCATCCTGGTGCTGAGCAGGAACTTCGTGCAGTACGCCTGCTTTGGGCTCTTTGGCATCATCGCGCTGCAG ACGATCGCCTACAGCATTTTATGGGACTTGAAGTTTCTGATGAG GAACCTGGCCCTGGGAggaggcttgctgctgctgctggctgagTCCCGATCCGAAGGCAAGAGCATGTTCGCGGGCGTCCCCACCATGCGTGAGAGCTCCCCCAAGCAGTACATGCAGCTCGGAGGCCGAGTCCTGCTGGTCCTGATGTTCATGACGCTGCTCCACTTTGACGCCAGCTTCTTCTCG ACCTCTCTCCGTCCCGAGTTACTCCACCCTGGCGCGAGGCCCGCAGGGACGCGGGCAGCTGGAACCGGCCGGCACATCAAACAGGACACGTCTCTTCTTCACGTTCATTCTCATTCCATACCTTTCGACCTATGCAGATCCTCCAGAACATCGTGGGCACGGCTCTGA
- the SURF4 gene encoding surfeit locus protein 4 → MGQNDLMGTAEDFADQFLRVTKQYLPHVARLCLISTFLEDGIRMWFQWSEQRDYIDTTWNCGYLLASSFVFLNLLGQLTGCILVLSRNFVQYACFGLFGIIALQTIAYSILWDLKFLMRNLALGGGLLLLLAESRSEGKSMFAGVPTMRESSPKQYMQLGGRVLLVLMFMTLLHFDASFFSILQNIVGTALMILVAIGFKTKLAALTLVVWLFAINVYFNAFWTIPVYKPMHDFLKYDFFQTMSVIGGLLLVVALGPGGVSMDEKKKEW, encoded by the exons TTCCTGCGCGTCACGAAGCAGTACCTGCCGCACGTGGCACGCCTCTGCCTCATCAGCACGTTCCTGGAGGACGGCATCCGCATGTGGTTCCAGTGGAGCGAGCAGCGGGACTACATTGACACCACCTGGAACTGCGGCTACCTGCTGGCCTCCTCCTTCGTCTTCCTCAACCTGCTCGGACAGCTGA CCGGCTGCATCCTGGTGCTGAGCAGGAACTTCGTGCAGTACGCCTGCTTTGGGCTCTTTGGCATCATCGCGCTGCAG ACGATCGCCTACAGCATTTTATGGGACTTGAAGTTTCTGATGAG GAACCTGGCCCTGGGAggaggcttgctgctgctgctggctgagTCCCGATCCGAAGGCAAGAGCATGTTCGCGGGCGTCCCCACCATGCGTGAGAGCTCCCCCAAGCAGTACATGCAGCTCGGAGGCCGAGTCCTGCTGGTCCTGATGTTCATGACGCTGCTCCACTTTGACGCCAGCTTCTTCTCG ATCCTCCAGAACATCGTGGGCACGGCTCTGATGATTTTGGTGGCCATCGGCTTTAAAACCAAGCTGGCCGCCTTGACTCTTGTCGTCTGGCTGTTTGCCATCAACGTGTACTTCAATGCCTTCTGGACCATTCCCGTCTATAAGCCCATGCACGACTTTCTCAAGTACGACTTCTTCCAGACCATGTCGGTGATCGGAGGCTTGCTCCTGGTGGTGGCCCTGGGCCCCGGGGGTGTGTCCATGGACgagaagaagaaagaatggtAA
- the SURF2 gene encoding surfeit locus protein 2, which yields MSELPADVRAFLREHPSLRLEPGACKVRCALTGHELPCRLPELQVYTRGKKYQRLVRASPAFDYAEFEPHIVPSTKNPHQLFCKLTLRHINKSPEHVLRHTQGQRYQRALRKYEECQERGVEFVPACLLHKRRRREDQQDGDGPPRPREAFWEPPSSDDGAAPSDSDDSMTDLYPPELFAKKDPEATGPGDSTDDFLTEDEDEKPRCPREPGPEDSRALEAGQERVLKRRKKRSSSLKKKFKNHHRKPKSFSSFKQSG from the exons ATGAGCGAGCTGCCGGCAGACGTGCGCGCCTTTCTGCGCGAGCACCCGAGCCTGCGGCTGGAGCCCGGCGCCTGCAAG GTGCGGTGCGCTCTGACCGGCCACGAGCTGCCGTGTCGCCTGCCCGAGCTCCAGGTCTACACCCGCGGCAAGAAGTACCAGCGGCTGGTCCGCGCCTCCCCGGCTTTCGACTACGCCGAGTTTGAGCCGCACATCGTGCCCAGCACCAAGAACCC GCACCAGCTGTTCTGCAAACTCACCCTGAGACACATCAACAAGTCCCCGGAGCACGTGCTGAGGCACACCCAGGGCCAGCGGTACCAGAGGGCGCTGCGGAAGT ATGAGGAGTGTCAGGAGCGGGGCGTGGAGTTCGTGCCGGCCTGCCTCCTGcacaagaggaggaggagggaagaccAGCAGGACGGTGACGGGCCGCCACGTCCTAGAGAAGCCTTTTGGGAGCCCCCGTCCAGTGATGACGGCGCCGCCCCGAGCGACAGTGACGACAGCATGACAGACCTGTACCCGC CAGAGCTGTTCGCCAAGAAGGACCCAGAAGCGACTGGGCCTGGGGATAGTACTGACGACTTTCTGACCGAGGACGAGGATGAGAAGCCGAGGTGCCCCCGAGAGCCGGGCCCTGAAGACAGCAGGGCCCTGGAAGCGGGCCAGGAGCGCGTCCTCAAGCGCAGGAAG AAGCGGTCCAGCTCCTTGAAAAAGAAGTTCAAAAATCACCACCGCAAACCTAAGAGCTTCAGCTCTTTTAAACAGTCAGGTTGA
- the SURF4 gene encoding surfeit locus protein 4 isoform X1 codes for MGQNDLMGTAEDFADQFLRVTKQYLPHVARLCLISTFLEDGIRMWFQWSEQRDYIDTTWNCGYLLASSFVFLNLLGQLTGCILVLSRNFVQYACFGLFGIIALQKQICLETLRLQFAFLFPQTIAYSILWDLKFLMRNLALGGGLLLLLAESRSEGKSMFAGVPTMRESSPKQYMQLGGRVLLVLMFMTLLHFDASFFSILQNIVGTALMILVAIGFKTKLAALTLVVWLFAINVYFNAFWTIPVYKPMHDFLKYDFFQTMSVIGGLLLVVALGPGGVSMDEKKKEW; via the exons TTCCTGCGCGTCACGAAGCAGTACCTGCCGCACGTGGCACGCCTCTGCCTCATCAGCACGTTCCTGGAGGACGGCATCCGCATGTGGTTCCAGTGGAGCGAGCAGCGGGACTACATTGACACCACCTGGAACTGCGGCTACCTGCTGGCCTCCTCCTTCGTCTTCCTCAACCTGCTCGGACAGCTGA CCGGCTGCATCCTGGTGCTGAGCAGGAACTTCGTGCAGTACGCCTGCTTTGGGCTCTTTGGCATCATCGCGCTGCAG AAACAAATTTGTCTGGAAACGCTGAGACTGCAGTTTGCTTTCCTCTTCCCTCAGACGATCGCCTACAGCATTTTATGGGACTTGAAGTTTCTGATGAG GAACCTGGCCCTGGGAggaggcttgctgctgctgctggctgagTCCCGATCCGAAGGCAAGAGCATGTTCGCGGGCGTCCCCACCATGCGTGAGAGCTCCCCCAAGCAGTACATGCAGCTCGGAGGCCGAGTCCTGCTGGTCCTGATGTTCATGACGCTGCTCCACTTTGACGCCAGCTTCTTCTCG ATCCTCCAGAACATCGTGGGCACGGCTCTGATGATTTTGGTGGCCATCGGCTTTAAAACCAAGCTGGCCGCCTTGACTCTTGTCGTCTGGCTGTTTGCCATCAACGTGTACTTCAATGCCTTCTGGACCATTCCCGTCTATAAGCCCATGCACGACTTTCTCAAGTACGACTTCTTCCAGACCATGTCGGTGATCGGAGGCTTGCTCCTGGTGGTGGCCCTGGGCCCCGGGGGTGTGTCCATGGACgagaagaagaaagaatggtAA